GCTGCGCTGGGGAGTGGACGCCGAGATGGCCGTCCGGGGTTGTCTCGAACGCTCCGCGCGGGCGATCCTTGCTCAGCCGGTGATCGACGTGGCGGCCGCGGCCCGCGCTCAGGACCCGAAGCCGTACGTCATTCTCTTCTTGGGCGTGAACGGGACCGGGAAGACGACCACGGTCGCGAAGATCGCGGGCTGGCTGCGCGAGCGCGGGCTCACGAGCGTGATCGCGGCCGGGGACACCTTCCGGGCCGGGGCGATCGACCAGCTGCTCATCCACGGCGAAAACCTCGGCATCCGAGTGGTGCGTCAGCAGGAGGGCAGCGACCCGGCGGCGGTCGCGTTCGACGCCATCGCGCATGCCCGCGCGAAGAAGGTCGATGTCGTCCTCATCGATACCGCCGGTCGCCAGAACACCAACGACAACCTGATCCAAGAGGCGAAGAAGATCCGCCGGATCGCGAACCCGAACCTCACCCTGTTCGTCGGGGACGCCCTCAGCGGTAACGATGTGGCCACGCAAGCCCAGCTGTTCAAGGAGGCGCTCGGCATCGATGGGATCGTCCTGACCAAGCTGGACGCCGATGTCCGCGGCGGGGCGGCCCTCAGCGTCGCCTACGTCGTCCACAAGCCGATCGTGTTCGTGGGCGTCGGTCAGAGCTACTCGGACCTCGCCGCGTTCGACCCGGATTGGCTCGTCCGGCGCCTGTTCTCCGAGGAGGGAGCCGGGTGACGGCCCGGATCGATGTGGTCCTCGTCCGACCCAAAGAGGACGGCAACGTCGGCGCGGTGGCTCGGGTCGCCAAGAACTTCGGCGCGGAGCGTCTCATCTTCGTCGCCCCACGCGCCAAGCTCGGAGTCGAGGCCCGTCGCCGGTCGATGGCCGGTCTCCCGCTCCTGAAAGCCGCGCACACCTACTCCACGCTCGACAAGGCCGTGGCCAGCGCGGACCTCGTGGTCGGAACGACGGACCTGTCCACCGGTCGGTCGACCGGCTACCTGCGCCGCTCGGTGAGTCCCGAGCGGTTGGGGGAGGTTCTCGAGTCCCTCGTGGGGCGCGTCGCGATCGTCTTCGGGCCCGAGGACAACGGCCTCTCCCGGACCGAGCTCTTGAGATGCGATCTGCTCGTCCACATCCCCGCAGGCCGCGAGTTCCCTACCCTCAACCTCTCCCACGCGGCCGCGATCGTGCTCTACGCGATGCATCGTGCGCGCCGCGGGCAGGCCTCCGAGAGCACGCCCGCCCCCGAGGAGCTCGAGATCAACGGCCCCGAGAAGGAGCTTCTCCTTCGGCGGCTCGGGGAGCTCATGGAGCGGACGGGCTATCCCGGGCACAAGCGACGGGGTTTAATCCTCCTCTTCCGTCGTGTCTTCGGCCGAGCCACCCCCACCGAGGCGGAGTTCCGCATGATGCTCGGGTTCGTCAAGGGGGTTGAGCGGTCGCTTCCCCGAAAGTAGCATGTCCGAGAACGTAGATTGGCTCCGGGCCCGCGGCATTGGCCGAGAACGCTTCGCCGGATACGTCGTCGAGTACCTGGGCAGCCTCGGCTACACGGTCGAGCGCACCGAGACCACCGAGCCGATGGAGAGCCACCTCACCGCCCACCTGAACAAGCAGAATCCTTCGATCCCGCCGTCGGCGAGCGACCTCATGTTCCGACTGTATCCGACGAGCGGCGGGGCCGCCCTGATCTGGGAGGCCCCTCGGGCCGTCGCCCCGGAGGACCGCGCCGGGATGGATCGGTTCGTCCGGGAGATCTCGCTGCACCTCGAGCGCTCCGTCGCGACCGAGAGCCACGCCACGGCGAAGGTCGTCCGTCCGGCCGAGTCGCGCCTCCCGTGGGTCGTCCCCTCCGCCGCTCCTCGCTGAGCCGGCATCGCGCGGACCCGGGGGCGGCCCTCGGATCACTGCCGAACCGTCGGCTCAATGCGCCCGGGCTCGGACGCGGCTTCCGCGACGAGCTGGGCCTCTCCCGGCGGTCCGGGGCTCTTTCTACCGAGCCCGACCACGAGCTGCACTCCGACCAAGATCAGGGCGAGGCCCGCGATGGTCCCTAGTGGGCTGTAACTGACAGACGTTGTATTTTGCGGACCTTCCGCAGAATCTCGCTGCTACTCTTGGTCCACACGAAGGGCATCGCGGTTTGATTGTGGACTCCCACGTAGTCTCGAACCGCCTGCCGGAGGTCCGGTACGCTACGGAAGCTCCCCCGACGAAGTCGCTTGGCCATCAGCTTGGAGAACCATCCCTCCACGGCGTT
The nucleotide sequence above comes from Thermoplasmata archaeon. Encoded proteins:
- a CDS encoding TrmJ/YjtD family RNA methyltransferase, coding for MTARIDVVLVRPKEDGNVGAVARVAKNFGAERLIFVAPRAKLGVEARRRSMAGLPLLKAAHTYSTLDKAVASADLVVGTTDLSTGRSTGYLRRSVSPERLGEVLESLVGRVAIVFGPEDNGLSRTELLRCDLLVHIPAGREFPTLNLSHAAAIVLYAMHRARRGQASESTPAPEELEINGPEKELLLRRLGELMERTGYPGHKRRGLILLFRRVFGRATPTEAEFRMMLGFVKGVERSLPRK
- the ftsY gene encoding signal recognition particle-docking protein FtsY, whose protein sequence is MFSEGMLGRRLREATLDEIFQDLELVLLQADVALPVIERMEADLRKELTGRKLRWGVDAEMAVRGCLERSARAILAQPVIDVAAAARAQDPKPYVILFLGVNGTGKTTTVAKIAGWLRERGLTSVIAAGDTFRAGAIDQLLIHGENLGIRVVRQQEGSDPAAVAFDAIAHARAKKVDVVLIDTAGRQNTNDNLIQEAKKIRRIANPNLTLFVGDALSGNDVATQAQLFKEALGIDGIVLTKLDADVRGGAALSVAYVVHKPIVFVGVGQSYSDLAAFDPDWLVRRLFSEEGAG